ATTAAAATCCCATTTTAAATCGTCTACAATCTGTTTGGCGATTTCTGGTAAACCATCTTTTTTAACCAATGGCAATACTGCCGCTTTTATTGGCGCTAATACTGCTGGTAATTTTAAAACGGTTCTTGTGGTATTGTTTTCTAATTCTTCTTCAACCAAAGAATTTGAGAACACGGCTAAAAACATACGGTCCAAACCAATGGATGTTTCCAAAACATAAGGTGTATAACTGGCATTATCTTCATGGTCAAAATACTGTAATTTTTTACCAGAGAATTTTTCATGCTGTGACAAATCAAAATCTGTACGCGAGTGAATACCTTCCAACTCTTTAAATCCGAATGGGAATTTAAACTCAATATCGGTAGCAGCATCTGCATAATGTGCTAATTTTTCATGGTCGTGAAAACGGTAATTGTCCGTTCCCATACCTAAAGATAAATGCCATTTCATTCTGGTTTCTTTCCAGTGTTCAAACCATTCTTTTTGTGTGCCTGGTTTAATAAAAAACTGCATTTCCATTTGTTCAAACTCACGCATTCTAAAAATAAACTGTCTTGCCACAATTTCATTTCTAAACGCTTTACCTGTTTGTGCTATTCCGAAAGGAATTTTCAAACGGCTTGTTTTCTGAACATTTAAAAAGTTCACAAAAATACCTTGTGCCGTTTCGGGACGCAAGTATAAATCCATGGCATTTTCAGCCGAAGCACCCAATTTTGTTCCGAACATTAAGTTAAATTGCTTAACATCGGTCCAGTTTCTGCTTCCCGTTAAAGGATCGGCAATTTCTAATTCTTCAATGAGCGCTTTTACATCGGCTAAATCTTCATTTTCTAAAGATTTTGCCATACGTGAAAGTGTTGCATTTATTTTTTCTTGATATTCTACAACACGTACATTGGTGGTAATAAATTCTTTTTTATCAAAAGCATCACCAAAACGTTTGGCTGCTTTTTCAACTTCTTTATCAATTTTTGCTTCAATTTTAGCGCAATAGTCTTCAATGAGCACATCGGCTCTATAACGCTTTTTCGAATCTTTATTATCAATTAAAGGGTCGTTAAATGCATCAACGTGTCCAGACGCTTTCCACGTGGTTGGATGCATAAAAATGGCGGCGTCAATACCCACAATATTATCATTCATCTGCACCATGGCTTTCCACCAGTAGTCCCGAATGTTTTTCTTTAGTTCTGCACCGTTTTGTGCGTAGTCGTAAACTGCACTTAATCCATCGTAGATTTCACTACTTTGAAACACGTAACCATACTCCTTTGCATGAGAGATTACCTTTTTAAATTGATCGTCGTTATTTGCCATGGTGCAAAAATAAAAAACCGCACCAAACTAAATGCGTTCTTTACTAAAAATTAAGCGTGAATTTGCTTATTTTTAAATGCGTTAGGGATTGAAGCATTTGTTTGAGCTCTTTTTGCGACGGAAGGAGTAAAAAAGCGAGTGCGTAAAGCCCGACCACCTGCCCTGGGCGGAGTCGAAGGGTGTGGTAACGCCCAAATAATTAGTAGTGTATGTTATGCTTAAACCCTTAGTTAATTTATTATTCCCAAAAGTATGCCACGCTTGCCTGAACTTGCTGCAAGATAACGAGGATACTATTTGTGTAGATTGCAGGCACGATTTGCCTGTAACCAATTTTCATTTTGATGATGACGATGCGATAAAAAAGGTACTTTACGGACGTGCAAACATTGAAAATGGCACGGCACTTTTTAGATTTGAAAAAAAGGGGCTGGTACAACAACTTGTTCATGGATTGAAGTATAAAGGCTATGAAACTATTGGATATTCCTTAGGAAACTGGCTAGGAGGCGAATTAAAAACTTTAGATACTTATAAAACAGTTGACATGGTTATTCCTGTGCCTTTGCATAAAAAGAAGCTTAAAAAGCGAGGTTATAATCAGGTTGCAAAATTTGGACAACAAATTGCCGAAGCTTTGGATGTCGATTATGTAGATGATGTCCTTATAAAAGTTACCAACACGCAATCGCAAGTCTCAAAAAAGCAATTTGAAAGATGGAATAAAAATGATGCATTTTTTGAGATAACGAATAGTGATTTCATAAACAACAAACACATTCTTTTGGTTGATGACATTATTACTACCGGTGCTACTTTAGAGGCTTGCATCAGTGTTTTAAACAAAGCCAAAAACATAAAAATAAGTATCGCTACCATAGCAATAGCCTAAAGAGTTAACCGTTATATCTTTAAAATTATGTAGGTTTGTACAAAATTTAAAATTGGCGATGAACAAAACCCTTTCAAGTTTTATTTTATTGATTTTTTTAGGCCTTGTTTTTGTAAACTGCGCCAATAGAGGCACTCCCGATGGCGGCCCTAAAGATGACACTCCACCTAAGATCGTGGAAGAGCTTCCTAAAAATTACAGCACTGATTTTAAGGGTAAAGTCATTAAGATTTATTTTAATGAGTATATCAAGATTAAAGACATACAAAAACAGCTCATTATTTCGCCACCAATGAACACCCAACCAGAAATTACGCCGCTTGGTGGCGCCAGCAAATACATAACCATTAAAATTTTTGACACACTACAACCCAATACGACCTATGCGTTTAACTTTGGAAACAGCATTACCGACAATAATGAAGGGAATCCCTATCCGTATTATAGATATGTGTTTTCAACGGGCAGTTACATCGATTCGCTAAGTGTAAAAGGTAATATTGTTGATGCTTTAAAAAGACAGCCCGAAACCTTTGTAAATGTGGCGCTTTATGAGGTAGATTCTACGTTTACCGATTCTATTGTCTATAAAGAAACACCTAAATACATTACCAATACATTAGACAGCGTTACCACGTTTTCTATTGAAAACATTAAAGCTGGAAAGTATATGCTCATGGCTTTAAAAGATGGCAATGGCGATAATAAATTTCAACAAAAAACCGACCAAATAGCCTTTTACAAAAGCTTTATTACGGTGCCTACAGATTCTAGTTATACACTTAGGTTGTTTAATGAAGAACTCGATTTTAAAGCCAACAGACCACAAATAGCTGCTACCCAAAAAATAGCTATTGGATATGAAGGCGATTACAGTAAAATGAAGGTTCGTATGAAATCTGAAACTCCTAGCGACTTTGAATCCCGCATCACAAAAGACGAAAAAACAGATACACTTTATTATTGGTACAAACCCAAACTAGAAGTGGATTCGCTTATTTTAAATATCTCCCATACCGATTTTGATAAAGACTTTACCGTAAAAATCAGAAAACAGAAAAAAGATTCATTAATTATAAAAGGAAATTCCGGTGCTATTGGCATAGATCAGCCTTTTAAAATTACTGGAAATATTCCATTTGTTCATTTCGATGCTTCTAAAATCAACCTAATTGATAAAGATTCAACAAAAATTGATATCACTTCAGAATTTGATTCTATTAGCAATACATATGCGCTTAACTTTAAAAAAACATACGAAAATAGTTACAAAATACTGGTGTTACCTGAAGCTTTTACCGATTTTTTCGACACTAAAAACGACACCTTAAACTTTAATCTAACGACACGAAAGGCATCCGATTTTGGCTTTGCACGTTTCACATTGGTAAACGCAAAATATCCATTGATTATTCAACTAACTACCGATAAAGGTAACGTAAGAGCAGAAAGATATGTGACCAAACCCGAAACCATCGACTTTTTAGATCTACAACCAAGCACCTATTACATTAGAGTGATTCATGATACTAATGGCAATGGTAAATTCGATACGGGTAATTATCTTAAAAAAATACAGCCTGAACGGGTCAGTCATTTTAAAGAAATAGAAATACGCGCCGATTGGGGTTATCCTGAAACTTTGGAGTTTACTTCAGAATAAATTCATCTTTATCAGCTAAAAACTTAAGTTTATTACGGTAAAAATTAATATGGCTGCGTTCTAAAATAGCTACCTCAACCTGCTCCCTATTTGGTTTTATGGCAGTTATGGCATTACCCAACACATCATAAACTGCCGAGTTTCCGGAGTACTCGTTTTGCGCCCCGTCTAAACCCACACGGTTTACGCCCACAACATAACTCATATTCTCAATAGCCCGTGCTTTTAACAGGGTATCCCAAGCAAAAATTCTTGGTTTGGGCCAGTTAGCAACATACAGCAATACATCATAATTTTCAATGTTTCTTGCCCAAACCGGGAATCGCAAATCGTAACAAACCAAAGGGCAAATTTTCCATCCTTTATAGTTTATTATTACTTTTTCCTTGCCTGCTGAATAGATTTTATCCTCACCCGCAAGTGTAAAGGTGTGTCTTTTATCATATATTGTAATGCTGCCCGATGGATCCACAAAAAGCAGGCGATTATAATAGGTTTTATTTTCAGAAATAATAAGGCTTCCAACGATGGCTGCCCCTGTTTTTTGAGCTTGTTCTTGCATCCAAGCCACTGTTTTTCCGTCCATGGTTTCGGCAACAGTTTCGACTTTCATGGTAAACCCTGTAGAAAACATTTCGGGGAGTACAATAACATCTACTGCTTTTAAAATACTTTCAATTTTCTCTGAAAAGTTTTTACGATTTTGTTTAGGGTTTTCCCAAACCAAATCAGATTGTATTAAGGCTACTTTAAGTTGATCTTGCATATCATCCATTTACATTAAAACTTTCACTTTGTTTTTCAATATCTTCTTTAATCTAAATAATTCTGTTTAAAATATCTGCTGCTTGCTTTAAGGTGTCATCTGTTTTTGCAAAACAAAAACGAAGCACTTTATTGTCTAAATTATTACTATTGAAAACCGACAAAGGAATGGAAGCAATACCGGATTCTATAGTTAATCGTTTAGCAAAATCAACATCATGTTCTTGGGTTATCCCTGAATAATCCAGCACTTGAAAATACGTGCCTTTTGATGCTGCAAATTTAAACTTGGAATCTTTGATTAAAGTTAAAAATAAATCCCGTTTCTTTTGATAAAAATCTGATAATTCTAAATAATGTTTTGGCTCCTGCATATAATCGGCAATGCCTTTTTGGGTAGGATGATGAATGCAAAAGACAGTAAACTGATGCACTTTTAGAAATTCCTGCATCAATTCTTTGGGCGCACAACAATACCCAATACGCCAACCCGTGTTATGAAAGGTTTTACAAAAGGATGCCACCACAAAACTCCTCGTTTTTAAATCAGGAAACAAACAGGCACTTTGGTGATTTTCGCCATCATAAATCATGTGCTCATAAACCTCATCACTTAACACCATGATATTGGTATTTCTGGTCAGGTTTTCCAATTGAAGCATATCGTCTTTTGAAAACACAGACCCTGTTGGATTGTGTGGCGAATTGATAATAATCATTTTGGTTTGACTATTAATCTTTTCCTTCACCTCATGCCAATTGACTTTAAAACCATTAGACGCTTGCAATTGAATAGGCACTGCTTTTCCGCCATTTAACTCGACATTAGGCTCATAACTATCGTAGGCTGGTTTAAAAATAATAACCTCGTCGTTGGGTTTTATAAAAGTTGTAATAATGGTAAAAATAGCTTGCGTTGCTCCTGCGGTTACGACAATTTCGCTTTCAGGATGGTAACTGGTGTTATAAAGCAATTCGTATTTTTTAGCAATGGCTTGGCGAAGTTCTAAATCCCCAAGCATTGGTGCATATTGGTTGTAACCAGAATTCATAGCCTTACTAACCAAATCGATTAGTTTTTGGTCGCTTTTAAAGTTTGGAAAACCCTGAGATAAATTAATAGCACCATGCTCAGTCGCCAAGGCACTCATTACCGAAAAAATGGTAGTTCCAACGTTTGGTAGTTTAGATGTATGTTGCATGTTGGTTGTTGGTTGTTGGGTGTTGGGTGTTGGGTGTTGGTTGTAGGTTGTTGGTTGTTAGTTGTTAGTTGTAGGTTGTTGGTTGTTGAGCTGTCAATTCTGAATTCTGAATTCTAGTTTCCCTCCCCTTTTTCACGACACAACGACTCACGATTCACCTTTCCCTTTTCACGTCCTTTTCACGATTCACGATTCACGATTCACGACTCACGACTCACGATTTTCAAACAATATTCATTTTCTTCAACAAAAAAGAGGCATTCATGTTTTTACAAACACCTGTTTTCAACGTGTAATCAAAATGAAGTTCGTCGTTTATAATTTCAGCATCAAAATAATAATTTTTAACCTGATGAAGCTCTTTTTCAATCTCGCATAAACTTAAATCGTGCGTTGCAATAATTCCAGTGGCGTTTGAAGCGACTAATTTTTCAACAAATTTCCTGGAACCTATGGCTTTATCGGTGCTATTGGTGCCTTTTAAAATTTCATCTAGAACAATAAAATAGGGTTCTTCCTGAATGGCATCAACAATATATTTTAAACGGGTTAATTCTGAAAAGAAATACGAACTATCGTCGGTTAAAGAATCAGTAGTTCGCATGCTTGTAATGAGTTTTACAGGGGAATAGCTGCTTGATTGTGCACAAACAGGCAAGCCAACATTCGCCATCACAATATGCAAAGATACGGTTCTTAAAAACGTGCTTTTCCCAGCCATATTAGCGCCCGTAACTATAAAAAACTGTTCGTTTTCTATAGTTAAATTGCTATCCACACGTTTATTCTTATTTAATAAAGGATGTCCTAAATCTGTCGCTTTTATGACAGCTCCTTTTTCTTCGATGTTCGGAAACACAAAATCTGGATGGTTAAACACAAAATTCCCTAAGGAATTATAAGCATCAAAAAACGATACCACTTCAAACCAGTCGGTGACTTTATCGGCGTGATGTGAGATCCATTGCTCGATGTGATAGCTGTTTTTTATATCAGACAGAAAGAATCCATTTCCAAAAATGGCAGAGAGAAAATTATTCCGGTTGT
This genomic window from Mariniflexile sp. TRM1-10 contains:
- a CDS encoding amidohydrolase; translated protein: MQDQLKVALIQSDLVWENPKQNRKNFSEKIESILKAVDVIVLPEMFSTGFTMKVETVAETMDGKTVAWMQEQAQKTGAAIVGSLIISENKTYYNRLLFVDPSGSITIYDKRHTFTLAGEDKIYSAGKEKVIINYKGWKICPLVCYDLRFPVWARNIENYDVLLYVANWPKPRIFAWDTLLKARAIENMSYVVGVNRVGLDGAQNEYSGNSAVYDVLGNAITAIKPNREQVEVAILERSHINFYRNKLKFLADKDEFILK
- a CDS encoding glycine--tRNA ligase — translated: MANNDDQFKKVISHAKEYGYVFQSSEIYDGLSAVYDYAQNGAELKKNIRDYWWKAMVQMNDNIVGIDAAIFMHPTTWKASGHVDAFNDPLIDNKDSKKRYRADVLIEDYCAKIEAKIDKEVEKAAKRFGDAFDKKEFITTNVRVVEYQEKINATLSRMAKSLENEDLADVKALIEELEIADPLTGSRNWTDVKQFNLMFGTKLGASAENAMDLYLRPETAQGIFVNFLNVQKTSRLKIPFGIAQTGKAFRNEIVARQFIFRMREFEQMEMQFFIKPGTQKEWFEHWKETRMKWHLSLGMGTDNYRFHDHEKLAHYADAATDIEFKFPFGFKELEGIHSRTDFDLSQHEKFSGKKLQYFDHEDNASYTPYVLETSIGLDRMFLAVFSNSLVEEELENNTTRTVLKLPAVLAPIKAAVLPLVKKDGLPEIAKQIVDDLKWDFNVDYDEKDAVGRRYRRQDANGTPFCITVDHDTLKDNTVTIRHRDSMEQERVKIEDLREIIKQAVDVRTWLMKM
- a CDS encoding methionine aminotransferase, with product MQHTSKLPNVGTTIFSVMSALATEHGAINLSQGFPNFKSDQKLIDLVSKAMNSGYNQYAPMLGDLELRQAIAKKYELLYNTSYHPESEIVVTAGATQAIFTIITTFIKPNDEVIIFKPAYDSYEPNVELNGGKAVPIQLQASNGFKVNWHEVKEKINSQTKMIIINSPHNPTGSVFSKDDMLQLENLTRNTNIMVLSDEVYEHMIYDGENHQSACLFPDLKTRSFVVASFCKTFHNTGWRIGYCCAPKELMQEFLKVHQFTVFCIHHPTQKGIADYMQEPKHYLELSDFYQKKRDLFLTLIKDSKFKFAASKGTYFQVLDYSGITQEHDVDFAKRLTIESGIASIPLSVFNSNNLDNKVLRFCFAKTDDTLKQAADILNRII
- a CDS encoding Ig-like domain-containing protein, whose amino-acid sequence is MNKTLSSFILLIFLGLVFVNCANRGTPDGGPKDDTPPKIVEELPKNYSTDFKGKVIKIYFNEYIKIKDIQKQLIISPPMNTQPEITPLGGASKYITIKIFDTLQPNTTYAFNFGNSITDNNEGNPYPYYRYVFSTGSYIDSLSVKGNIVDALKRQPETFVNVALYEVDSTFTDSIVYKETPKYITNTLDSVTTFSIENIKAGKYMLMALKDGNGDNKFQQKTDQIAFYKSFITVPTDSSYTLRLFNEELDFKANRPQIAATQKIAIGYEGDYSKMKVRMKSETPSDFESRITKDEKTDTLYYWYKPKLEVDSLILNISHTDFDKDFTVKIRKQKKDSLIIKGNSGAIGIDQPFKITGNIPFVHFDASKINLIDKDSTKIDITSEFDSISNTYALNFKKTYENSYKILVLPEAFTDFFDTKNDTLNFNLTTRKASDFGFARFTLVNAKYPLIIQLTTDKGNVRAERYVTKPETIDFLDLQPSTYYIRVIHDTNGNGKFDTGNYLKKIQPERVSHFKEIEIRADWGYPETLEFTSE
- a CDS encoding ComF family protein, with the translated sequence MLKPLVNLLFPKVCHACLNLLQDNEDTICVDCRHDLPVTNFHFDDDDAIKKVLYGRANIENGTALFRFEKKGLVQQLVHGLKYKGYETIGYSLGNWLGGELKTLDTYKTVDMVIPVPLHKKKLKKRGYNQVAKFGQQIAEALDVDYVDDVLIKVTNTQSQVSKKQFERWNKNDAFFEITNSDFINNKHILLVDDIITTGATLEACISVLNKAKNIKISIATIAIA